One Callospermophilus lateralis isolate mCalLat2 chromosome 6, mCalLat2.hap1, whole genome shotgun sequence genomic region harbors:
- the LOC143400800 gene encoding LOW QUALITY PROTEIN: saoe class I histocompatibility antigen, A alpha chain-like (The sequence of the model RefSeq protein was modified relative to this genomic sequence to represent the inferred CDS: inserted 1 base in 1 codon) — protein MRVTAPRTLLLLLFGALALTGTSAGSHSMRYFETSVSRPDRGEPRYLEVGYVDDSQFVRFDSDAATPRMEPRAPWIKQEGPXYWEEETQRAQSYAQSYQVNLITLLAYYNQSGGGSHTIQRMYGCDMGTDGLLLRGFSQTAYDGSDYIALNEDLRSWTGADMAAQITKRKWEAAGFAESFRAYLEGTCVEWLARYLENGKETLQRADPPKTHVTHHPIPEGDVTLRCWALGFYPKEITLNWQRDGEDQTQDMELVETRPSGDGNFQKWAAVVVPAGEEQRYTCHVHHEGLPEPLTLRWEPPSQPTIPIMGIVAGVVLLGAVLSGAVVAFVLWKKKNTGVKKGNYAPTACNDSAQGSDVSLNA, from the exons ATGAGGGTGACGGCGCCCAGAACGCTGCTCCTGCTGCTCTTTGGAGCCCTGGCCCTGACAGGGACTTCAGCAG GCTCCCACTCCATGAGGTATTTCGAAACCTCCGTGTCCCGGCCGGACCGCGGGGAGCCCCGGTACTTGGAGGTGGGCTACGTTGACGACTCGCAGTTCGTGCGCTTCGACAGCGACGCCGCGACCCCAAGGATGGAGCCGCGGGCGCCTTGGATAAAACAGGAGGGGC GGTATTGGGAGGAGGAGACACAGAGAGCCCAGAGCTACGCGCAGAGCTACCAAGTGAACCTGATCACCCTGCTAGCCTACTACAACCAGAGCGGGGGCG GCTCTCACACCATCCAGAGGATGTATGGCTGTGACATGGGGACAGACGGGCTCCTCCTCCGCGGGTTCAGTCAGACAGCCTATGATGGCTCTGATTACATCGCCCTGAATGAGGACCTGCGCTCCTGGACCGGGGCAGACATGGCGGCTCAGATCACCAAGAGGAAGTGGGAGGCCGCCGGTTTTGCGGAGAGTTTCAGGGCCTACCTGGAGGGCACCTGTGTGGAGTGGCTCGCCAGATACCTGGAGAACGGGAAGGAGACGCTGCAGCGCGCAG ACCCCCCAAAGACACATGTAACCCACCACCCTATCCCTGAAGGAGATGTCACTTTGAGGTGCTGGGCCCTGGGCTTCTACCCTAAGGAGATCACCCTGAACTGGCAACGAGATGGGGAGGACCAGACACAGGACATGGAGCTTGTGGAGACCAGGCCTTCAGGGGATGGAAACTTCCAGAAATGGGCAGCTGTGGTGGTGCCTGCTGGAGAGGAGCAGAGATACACATGCCATGTGCATCATGAGGGGCTGCCTGAGCCCCTCACCCTGAGATGGG AGCCACCCTCTCAGCCCACCATCCCCATCATGGGAATTGTTGCTGGTGTGGTTCTCCTTGGAGCTGTTCTTTCTGGAGCTGTGGTTGCTTTTGTCTTGTGGAAGAAGAAGAACACAG GTGTAAAAAAAGGGAACTATGCACCTACTGCCT GTAATGACAGTGCCCAGGGCTCTGATGTGTCTCTCAATGCTTGA